Proteins found in one Nitrospirota bacterium genomic segment:
- the truA gene encoding tRNA pseudouridine(38-40) synthase TruA has translation MPVFKLTIEYDGTGYAGWQRQPDLPTVQAAFEAAIQQVTQTTIPVIGAGRTDAGAHAVGQVASFRTDKPLLAEEWLHALNGLLPADISVRSVEAAPDDFHARYSATGKLYEYRILNQSERSALDRHRTWHVRKRLDLDAMREAAKPLLGRHDFSSFQGHPTDTENPVCDLRRLELLQALPTIRIEAEADRFLKQMVRAIVGTLVEVGLGKRPPQAMKDVLEARDRRAAGYTAPAHGLYLVRVDY, from the coding sequence ATGCCCGTCTTCAAACTCACCATCGAGTACGACGGGACCGGGTATGCCGGATGGCAGAGGCAGCCGGATCTGCCCACCGTCCAGGCCGCGTTCGAAGCGGCCATTCAGCAGGTCACGCAGACGACCATTCCGGTCATCGGAGCGGGCCGGACCGATGCCGGGGCCCATGCGGTCGGCCAGGTGGCGAGCTTTCGAACCGACAAGCCCCTCTTGGCCGAGGAATGGCTCCACGCATTGAACGGCCTGCTGCCGGCGGACATCAGCGTCCGCTCGGTCGAGGCAGCCCCGGACGACTTCCATGCCCGCTACTCGGCCACGGGCAAGCTCTACGAATATCGCATCCTGAACCAGTCGGAGCGGTCCGCCCTCGATCGTCACCGGACCTGGCACGTTCGGAAACGGTTGGACCTTGACGCGATGCGGGAGGCGGCCAAGCCCCTGCTGGGGCGGCACGACTTCTCCTCCTTTCAGGGCCACCCGACCGACACGGAGAATCCGGTCTGCGACCTCCGCCGTCTGGAGCTGCTTCAGGCACTCCCGACGATCAGGATCGAGGCCGAGGCGGACCGCTTTCTCAAGCAGATGGTGCGGGCGATCGTGGGGACGCTGGTCGAGGTCGGGCTGGGCAAGCGGCCGCCTCAGGCAATGAAGGACGTCCTGGAGGCCAGGGACCGCCGGGCCGCCGGCTACACGGCCCCGGCGCACGGGCTCTATCTGGTGCGGGTGGATTATTAA
- a CDS encoding N-acetylmuramoyl-L-alanine amidase, protein MPTSQPQPRRLGLPILLLATLAAWAPVFYDTAEATRPVLARAKAPVTTQGPARKAKKPRRKGSAPVTATTLVKDVRVKAHPDYTRLVLDLQRSVPFTQNRLKNPDRVIIELQHSQLGEAARAKLAKNALPEEITIAQPNPRSVTVSLNLAAISDYKLLPLTKPDRLVFDVYGRADVADTKPAEPHAPQAAPSPPPPVIKSAQRPARDEIKTIVIDPGHGGKDPGAVGRSGLQEKDITLQVGLVLRDLIRERLGTRVLMTRDRDVFVELGDRAKFANSHEADLFVSIHVNSHPHRSTKGLEVYHFGEASDRRALEVAARENGTPINETGVGWQYLVADLLTTKKIEESQELAWTTKQAMVAHLDDHYDVMDHGVKTAPFYVIRFTTMPSILAEIAFISNPIEERLMRNRTFLTRMAEAIFQGVQAYVRPLQTASR, encoded by the coding sequence ATGCCGACGTCACAGCCTCAACCGAGGAGACTGGGCCTGCCGATCCTCCTGCTGGCCACCCTGGCTGCTTGGGCCCCCGTCTTCTACGACACGGCTGAGGCGACCCGGCCGGTTCTGGCCCGTGCCAAGGCGCCGGTCACGACTCAGGGACCCGCCCGCAAGGCTAAGAAACCGCGGAGAAAAGGATCGGCCCCGGTCACGGCCACGACCCTCGTCAAGGACGTGCGCGTCAAGGCCCATCCGGACTACACGCGCCTCGTGCTGGACCTGCAACGCAGCGTCCCGTTCACCCAGAACCGTCTGAAAAACCCGGATCGGGTCATCATCGAGCTGCAGCATTCGCAGCTCGGCGAGGCCGCCAGGGCAAAATTGGCCAAGAACGCTCTGCCGGAGGAGATCACCATCGCGCAGCCGAACCCCCGCTCCGTCACCGTCTCGCTCAACCTGGCGGCGATCAGCGATTACAAGCTGCTGCCCTTGACGAAGCCGGACCGGCTGGTCTTCGACGTCTATGGCAGGGCGGACGTCGCAGACACCAAGCCGGCGGAGCCTCACGCCCCTCAAGCCGCGCCGAGCCCGCCTCCTCCCGTCATCAAGTCCGCCCAGCGTCCGGCCAGGGACGAGATCAAGACCATCGTCATTGATCCGGGACACGGCGGCAAGGACCCGGGAGCCGTCGGGCGGAGCGGGCTCCAGGAAAAGGACATCACGCTGCAAGTGGGGCTCGTCTTGCGCGATCTGATCCGGGAACGGCTCGGCACACGGGTGTTGATGACGCGGGACCGGGACGTGTTCGTGGAGCTGGGAGACCGGGCCAAATTCGCCAACAGCCACGAGGCCGACCTGTTCGTCTCGATCCACGTGAACTCGCACCCCCACCGGTCCACCAAGGGACTGGAGGTGTACCATTTCGGCGAGGCCAGCGATCGCCGGGCACTCGAAGTGGCGGCGCGGGAAAACGGCACGCCGATCAATGAAACCGGCGTGGGCTGGCAGTATCTGGTCGCCGACCTGCTGACGACGAAAAAGATCGAGGAGTCGCAGGAGCTCGCCTGGACGACCAAGCAGGCGATGGTGGCGCACCTCGACGACCACTACGACGTGATGGACCACGGGGTGAAGACCGCGCCGTTCTACGTCATCCGGTTCACGACGATGCCCAGCATCCTGGCCGAGATCGCCTTCATCTCCAATCCCATCGAGGAGCGGCTGATGCGGAACCGGACGTTCCTGACCCGCATGGCCGAGGCGATCTTCCAGGGGGTCCAGGCCTACGTGCGCCCGCTTCAGACCGCTTCACGTTAG
- a CDS encoding DUF4926 domain-containing protein, with product MISELETVVLRRDIRESGLKQGDIGTVVHCYADGTAFEVEFVTAAGKTVALLTLKQTDIRPMSSKEILHAREFMPASA from the coding sequence ATGATCTCCGAATTGGAAACAGTGGTTCTCAGGCGTGATATTCGAGAGTCTGGTTTGAAGCAGGGCGACATCGGGACCGTGGTGCATTGCTACGCCGATGGGACAGCGTTCGAGGTCGAGTTCGTAACAGCCGCGGGCAAAACCGTTGCCCTCTTGACGCTCAAGCAGACCGATATTAGGCCCATGAGCAGTAAAGAGATTCTGCATGCCAGGGAATTCATGCCGGCATCGGCATAG
- a CDS encoding TonB-dependent receptor has translation MGGPHVTLAQVPVAPAHTITGVVQNQDLRRIPQVIVELRDQEGSVVADTVTNDAGEFSIAAPAEGTYSVSAVQETYRSEYIILRIGTEKPAPVTLTLSLTQEIALDIVSPLPPIQYKASSETYSLSRKEIEQLPRGNNNDVDQVLATIPGAAVSALKQVHIRQDHANLQFRIDGVPIPDTVSTTFADVITPRAWERADIILGGMEAQYGNRTAALIDITSKSGTKPGFGSFQMFGGANQTVNPSFEYGGTVGEKFRYYVLNSYTSTNRGIDPPTLGRSWFNNQSERNQTYLRGDYQHDNRNNFSWLFLNSVAKYQIPTIPGQTANATTLALIQAQYPGFTPASSQYIGEFQRENNQYGHMVWRHDVNASQFFSLAAYFRQTRATFVTDPLNVLSYVRDEAEPFSAGSQDREAYSAGVRLDYTNRLNSQHLLKYGFQIDRTQAVNKTRLFAFARDGMGNPTGPVIGINGDRRLIGWREELWLQDQYTPTEKLTFNVGLRYDYIQALTDSWQISPRVGVTYKANQENVFHAYYGRLFTPPNLESVAFLVPRTVGTTAEPENLTNNAPKPERAHYFEAGWYHAFGQLATLQIVGYYKLNENMSDAGQFGTTPLLNYFAFNYGWQRGVDGILKVNFTENLTGRANLAWGQSKGYGLQSGHFLLEQGEINDVNRPGGVFTDHMQTITSSALLTYRFLERNTVSGQMLYGSGLRTAVPGGQTNSTHMPTYTIYNASFTHEIPVAKTQKFLLGFDVINLFDQGYFYNSGEGSIGLGVAHAGMPRSFFFRGQWFF, from the coding sequence ATGGGTGGACCCCACGTCACCTTGGCCCAGGTGCCCGTCGCTCCTGCCCATACGATCACGGGCGTGGTTCAAAATCAGGATCTGCGGCGCATTCCGCAGGTCATCGTCGAATTGCGCGATCAGGAGGGCTCGGTCGTGGCCGACACGGTCACGAACGATGCCGGCGAGTTCTCGATCGCCGCGCCGGCCGAGGGCACCTATTCGGTCAGCGCCGTCCAGGAAACCTACCGCAGCGAGTACATCATCCTGCGGATCGGGACCGAGAAGCCGGCACCCGTCACGTTGACCCTCTCGCTCACCCAGGAGATCGCGCTCGACATCGTGTCGCCCCTTCCGCCGATCCAGTACAAGGCTTCCAGCGAGACCTATTCGCTGAGCCGGAAGGAGATCGAGCAGTTGCCCAGGGGCAACAACAACGACGTGGACCAAGTCCTGGCCACGATCCCTGGGGCCGCGGTGAGCGCTCTCAAGCAGGTTCACATTCGTCAGGACCACGCCAATCTCCAATTTCGGATTGACGGCGTCCCGATTCCGGACACGGTCTCGACGACGTTCGCCGACGTGATCACGCCCAGAGCCTGGGAACGGGCAGACATCATTTTGGGCGGCATGGAAGCGCAATACGGGAACCGGACCGCCGCGCTCATTGACATCACGAGTAAGAGCGGGACGAAGCCGGGCTTTGGTTCGTTCCAGATGTTCGGGGGGGCGAACCAGACTGTCAATCCGTCGTTCGAGTATGGCGGGACCGTCGGGGAGAAGTTCCGCTACTACGTCCTGAACAGCTATACCTCGACGAACCGCGGCATCGACCCCCCGACGCTCGGCAGGTCCTGGTTCAACAACCAGAGCGAACGGAACCAGACCTATCTGCGCGGCGACTATCAGCACGACAATCGGAACAACTTTTCCTGGCTCTTCTTGAACTCGGTCGCCAAGTACCAAATTCCCACGATACCTGGCCAGACTGCCAACGCCACGACGCTCGCGCTGATCCAGGCGCAATATCCGGGGTTCACGCCGGCGTCCTCGCAGTACATCGGCGAGTTCCAGCGGGAGAACAATCAGTACGGGCACATGGTCTGGCGCCACGACGTGAACGCCAGCCAGTTCTTCAGCCTGGCCGCCTATTTCCGCCAGACCCGCGCGACCTTCGTCACGGACCCGTTGAATGTGCTGAGTTACGTCCGAGATGAAGCGGAGCCCTTTTCCGCCGGCAGCCAGGATCGAGAGGCCTACTCGGCCGGCGTGCGCTTGGACTATACGAACCGGCTGAACAGCCAGCACTTGCTCAAGTACGGGTTCCAGATCGACCGGACCCAGGCGGTCAACAAGACGCGCCTCTTCGCCTTCGCGCGAGACGGGATGGGCAATCCCACCGGACCGGTCATCGGGATCAACGGTGACCGCCGGTTGATCGGATGGCGTGAGGAGCTCTGGCTTCAGGATCAATACACCCCTACCGAGAAATTGACCTTTAACGTCGGCCTACGGTATGACTACATCCAGGCGTTGACAGACTCCTGGCAGATCAGTCCCAGGGTCGGGGTCACCTACAAGGCGAACCAGGAGAACGTCTTCCACGCCTACTACGGCCGGCTCTTTACCCCCCCGAACCTGGAATCCGTGGCGTTTCTGGTGCCACGCACGGTTGGCACGACCGCGGAGCCGGAAAACCTGACCAACAATGCGCCGAAGCCGGAACGGGCGCATTATTTCGAGGCCGGGTGGTATCATGCGTTCGGCCAGTTGGCCACCTTGCAGATCGTGGGATACTACAAGCTGAACGAAAACATGTCGGATGCCGGCCAGTTCGGCACCACCCCGCTGCTGAACTACTTCGCGTTCAACTATGGATGGCAGCGGGGCGTTGACGGGATCCTGAAGGTCAACTTCACGGAGAACCTGACGGGACGGGCCAACCTGGCCTGGGGGCAATCCAAGGGGTACGGACTCCAGTCCGGTCATTTCCTCCTCGAACAGGGGGAGATCAACGACGTCAACAGGCCCGGCGGGGTCTTTACGGACCACATGCAGACGATCACGAGTTCGGCGCTCCTGACCTATCGTTTTCTGGAGCGGAACACGGTCTCCGGCCAAATGCTTTATGGGTCGGGTCTTCGCACGGCGGTGCCGGGGGGACAGACGAACTCGACGCACATGCCGACGTACACGATCTATAACGCGTCGTTCACCCACGAGATTCCCGTCGCCAAGACCCAGAAGTTCCTGTTGGGCTTTGACGTCATCAACCTGTTCGATCAAGGGTACTTCTACAATTCTGGAGAGGGCAGTATCGGGCTGGGGGTCGCCCATGCCGGGATGCCCCGGTCGTTCTTCTTCCGCGGCCAGTGGTTCTTCTAG
- a CDS encoding NYN domain-containing protein — MALHLIIDGYNLLGTRGLARAFSGSDSEFAREQLLRDLSLYRQRRGHPITLVFDGWQQGMGTERREHRVGVEVIYSRRGERADQVVQRLAEEFGHDCAVVSSDREVADFARARGAFVMSAQEFAAKLWAAPAPRRAIMVPKDLEAEELPRRTPDKKGNPRKLPKALRRRNRRLRGF; from the coding sequence GTGGCGCTGCATCTCATCATCGACGGCTACAACCTCCTGGGCACGCGCGGGTTGGCTCGAGCCTTCTCCGGCTCGGACTCGGAGTTCGCCCGGGAGCAGCTCCTCCGGGACCTGTCTCTGTACCGCCAGCGCAGGGGCCATCCGATCACCCTCGTGTTCGACGGGTGGCAGCAGGGGATGGGCACGGAGCGCCGGGAGCATCGGGTCGGCGTCGAGGTCATCTATTCCCGCCGGGGGGAGCGGGCCGATCAGGTCGTGCAGCGGCTGGCGGAGGAGTTTGGGCACGACTGTGCCGTCGTCTCCTCGGACAGGGAAGTGGCGGACTTTGCCAGGGCCCGGGGAGCCTTTGTGATGAGCGCGCAGGAATTTGCGGCGAAACTGTGGGCGGCGCCGGCTCCGCGGCGGGCGATCATGGTCCCCAAGGACCTCGAAGCCGAGGAGTTGCCCCGGCGTACTCCCGACAAGAAGGGGAACCCCAGGAAGCTGCCCAAGGCCCTCCGCCGGCGAAACCGCCGGCTCAGGGGATTTTGA
- a CDS encoding transcriptional repressor, with amino-acid sequence MKGLVDGLRTQGKRLTRPRRAILAVLERSKYPLSASELHGRLKKEGVAADLVTVYRTLAVLKDAGLVSQVELQEGQSRYEILQGREHHHHIRCRGCGRIVDLLLCPIKKLTTLVERETQFLVEGHSLEFFGVCPKCR; translated from the coding sequence GTGAAAGGGTTGGTTGACGGGCTGCGGACCCAGGGAAAGCGGTTGACCCGCCCGCGCAGGGCCATTCTGGCCGTCCTGGAACGGTCCAAATATCCGCTCAGCGCGTCGGAGCTGCACGGCCGTCTCAAGAAAGAGGGCGTTGCCGCCGACCTGGTAACCGTCTACCGGACCCTTGCGGTGCTCAAGGATGCAGGGCTGGTCTCTCAGGTCGAGCTCCAGGAGGGACAGTCGCGCTACGAAATCCTGCAAGGCCGGGAGCACCATCATCACATCCGCTGCCGAGGTTGCGGACGGATCGTGGACTTGCTGCTGTGCCCGATCAAGAAACTGACGACTCTCGTGGAGCGGGAGACCCAGTTCCTGGTCGAAGGGCACTCCCTCGAGTTCTTCGGGGTCTGCCCCAAATGCCGATGA
- a CDS encoding DUF6883 domain-containing protein — protein MKLPNREEAYIPPAKLEEYLLSETHSVGRLKASFLRAVGFDLKNPTMLKRRLIEIAQSEDVTEAISAPHGVKYVVEGSLQTPTGRLVQLRTVWIIETGQTSPRFVTAYPAE, from the coding sequence GTGAAGCTTCCCAATCGGGAAGAAGCCTACATTCCACCTGCTAAACTGGAAGAGTATTTGCTATCCGAAACCCATTCTGTTGGTAGATTAAAGGCGAGCTTCTTGCGTGCCGTTGGCTTCGACCTGAAAAATCCGACTATGCTCAAGCGACGCCTGATTGAGATCGCGCAGTCCGAAGACGTTACGGAAGCCATATCGGCCCCTCACGGCGTGAAATATGTCGTCGAAGGATCACTCCAAACACCGACAGGAAGACTCGTACAATTGCGAACCGTCTGGATTATCGAAACCGGTCAGACAAGCCCGCGATTCGTGACTGCATATCCCGCGGAATGA
- a CDS encoding TatD family hydrolase, with translation MLIDTHVHLDDSRYDGDREAVLDRAREAGVEVFVTIGCDLATSRAAVELAERHPFIYATIGVHPHEVRLIGDGWYDELRRLAQHPKVVAYGEIGLDYHYNYSPPKLQRERFREQICLARDLGLPLVIHTREAQEDTIAILREERGDTAGGVFHCFSGDAWLAKGALDLGFCLSFSGIITFQNATTLREIAKTVPLDRLLIETDGPYLTPAPHRGKRNEPAYVKLVAEKIAEVTGAGSQEDIGRITAQNARRLFKIP, from the coding sequence ATGCTGATCGACACCCACGTGCATCTCGACGACAGCCGGTACGACGGCGACCGGGAGGCGGTGCTGGACCGCGCCCGGGAAGCCGGCGTCGAGGTTTTTGTCACGATCGGCTGCGACCTGGCGACCAGCCGGGCCGCCGTGGAGCTGGCGGAGCGGCACCCGTTCATCTATGCGACGATCGGGGTCCATCCGCACGAGGTCCGGCTGATCGGCGACGGATGGTACGACGAGCTGCGCCGGCTGGCGCAACACCCGAAGGTGGTCGCCTACGGCGAAATCGGCCTCGACTACCACTACAACTATTCGCCGCCCAAGCTTCAGCGGGAACGGTTCCGCGAGCAGATCTGCCTGGCGCGCGATTTGGGGCTCCCGCTCGTCATCCACACGCGCGAGGCGCAGGAGGACACGATCGCCATTCTTCGGGAGGAACGCGGCGACACGGCGGGCGGCGTCTTCCACTGCTTTTCGGGCGACGCGTGGCTGGCCAAGGGCGCCCTGGACCTTGGCTTCTGCCTCTCCTTTTCCGGCATCATCACGTTCCAGAACGCGACGACGTTGCGGGAGATCGCCAAGACCGTTCCGCTCGACCGGCTCCTGATCGAGACCGACGGCCCCTATCTGACGCCCGCCCCTCACCGGGGCAAGCGCAACGAGCCGGCTTACGTGAAGCTGGTGGCCGAGAAGATCGCGGAGGTGACGGGAGCAGGGAGCCAGGAGGACATCGGCCGGATCACCGCGCAGAATGCCCGACGCCTGTTCAAAATCCCCTGA